The Tubulanus polymorphus chromosome 1, tnTubPoly1.2, whole genome shotgun sequence genome contains a region encoding:
- the LOC141901371 gene encoding coatomer subunit beta-like, whose product MSNNEQGCYTLINVPTDVEPPNEMQLRQDLEKGDNKMKVEALKKTIQLILNGEKLPSILMTIIRFVMPVQDHTIKKLLLIFWEVVPKYTGDGKLMQEMILVCDAYRKDLQHPNEFIRGSTLRFLCKLKEPELLEPLMPAIRQCLEHRHAYVRRNTVLAIFTIYRNHDFLIPDAPELIANFLEQEQDASCKRNAFMMLIHADQDRALSYLSSCIDQVHSFNDILQLVIVELIYKVCHANPSERARFIRCIYNLLNSSSPAVRYEAAGTLVTLSNAPTAVKAAASSYIELIVKESDNNVKLIVLDRLISLKDNPGHEKVMQELVMDILRVLSAPDLEVRRKTLDLAFDLVTSRNIEEMVLVLKKEIMKTNDSVEQDDTGKYRQLLVRTLHQCSVKFPDVASTIIPLLTEFLSDTNELAAADVLVFIREAIQRFENLRPLIISKLLDVFPTIKAIKIFRAGLWILGEYCSSSENIQNVMLLIRQSLGEIPIVDDEMKKAAGETVEEDPLMSETSGVKKLVTADGTYATQSVFSTVTPAKKSEERPTLRQHLMDGDFFVGASLATTLTKLAFKYISITDNPKRQNAFAAEAMLIMSTILHLGKSGLPEKPITDDDVDRISLCLRVLSERSEMMNHVFNDFCRQALSNMITAKAKEDSETAKQTSEKRQIRIQPDDPISFLQLANKNDMGLTENMFELTLSQALGTSAKKDADFTTSSKLNKVTQLTGFSDPVYAEAYVHVNQYDIVLDVLIVNQTSDTLQNLTLELATLGDLKLVEKPQPVVMAPHDFCNIKASVKVASTENGIIFGNIVYDVSGSASDRNCVVLNDIHIDIMDYIVPASCTDVEFRQMWAEFEWENKVSVNTNVSDLAEYLQHLIRSTNMKCLTPEKAISGDCGFMAANLYAKSIFGEDALANVSIEKPIHLGPDAPVTGHIRIRAKSQGMALSLGDKINMSQKKAIKSPGVV is encoded by the exons ATGTCCAATAACGAGCAAGGGTGTTACACCCTTATCAACGTGCCAACCGATGTTGAGCCTCCAAATGAGATGCAGCTTCGACAAGATTTAG AAAAAGGTGACAACAAAATGAAAGTGGAAGCCTTGAAGAAAACGATACAGTTGATTCTGAACGGCGAGAAATTGCCCTCCATTCTGATGACGATCATACGTTTCGTGATGCCTGTCCAAGATCACACAATCAAAAAGCTGCTACTGATATTCTGGGAAGTTGTTCCTAAATACACCGGCGACGGAAAACTGATGCAGGAAATGATTCTTGTCTGCGACGCGTATAGGAAG GATTTACAACATCCGAATGAATTCATTCGTGGATCGACTTTGAGGTTCTTGTGTAAGCTGAAGGAGCCTGAATTATTGGAGCCATTGATGCCAGCAATCAGACAGTGTTTAGAGCATCGACACGCTTACGTCAGGAGAAATACTGTGCTTGCTATTTTTACTATTTACAG aaatcacGATTTCCTGATTCCCGATGCTCCCGAATTGATCGCCAACTTTCTCGAACAAGAGCAGGATGCATCCTGTAAGAGAAACGCTTTCATGATGTTAATCCACGCCGACCAG GATCGAGCTTTGTCTTACTTGAGTAGCTGTATCGATCAAGTTCATTCTTTCAACGACATTTTACAATTGGTGATCGTAGAACTGATTTATAAG GTCTGCCACGCAAATCCTTCTGAGAGGGCGCGATTTATCCGTTGCATCTACAACTTACTGAATTCATCGAGCCCTGCGGTCAGATACGAAGCAGCTGGTACACTGGTTACGCTGTCGAATGCTCCGACCGCTGTCAAG GCTGCTGCCAGTAGTTACATTGAGCTGATCGTGAAAGAAAGCGATAACAACGTCAAGTTGATCGTCTTGGATCGCCTGATTTCGCTCAAGGATAACCCGGGTCATGAAAAAGTGATGCAG GAATTGGTTATGGACATTTTGCGAGTTTTGTCAGCTCCAGATCTAGAAGTTCGCAGGAAAACTCTTGACCTGGCTTTTGATCTTGTCACATCTAGGAACATCGAAGAG ATGGTGTTAGTATTGAAGAAGGAGATCATGAAAACTAATGATTCAGTCGAACAGGACGATACTGGCAAGTACAGACAGTTGTTAGTCAGAACGCTTCATCAGTGCAGCGTGAAGTTCCCCGACGTGGCTTCTACTATTATACCTTTG TTGACTGAGTTCTTGAGTGACACTAATGAACTGGCTGCTGCAGATGTGCTTGTGTTCATACGAGAAGCGATACAACGATTCGAGAACCTTCGACCTCTGATAATCAGCAAACTGTTGGACGTTTTCCCGACCATAAAAGCAATCAA AATTTTCCGCGCTGGATTGTGGATCCTCGGTGAATATTGTTCGTCGTCGGAAAATATCCAGAATGTGATGTTATTGATCCGACAGTCTCTTGGGGAG ATACCAATTGTTGATGACGAAATGAAGAAAGCAGCGGGAGAAACTGTTGAAG AGGATCCCTTGATGAGTGAAACCTCAGGTGTAAAGAAACTTGTCACTGCTGATGGTACATATGCTACACAAAGTGTCTTCAGTACAGTTACACCTGCCAAAAAATCCGAGGAAAG ACCAACCCTGCGACAGCACTTGATGGATGGAGACTTCTTTGTTGGTGCATCACTGGCCACCACGTTGACAAAGTTAGCATTCAAATACATATCCATCACTGACAATCCAAAAAGACAAAAT GCATTCGCCGCCGAAGCGATGTTGATCATGTCAACGATACTTCACCTCGGCAAATCCGGTTTGCCCGAAAAACCGATCACCGATGACGACGTCGATCGCATATCGTTATGTCTGCGCGTTTTGTCGGAACGAAGCGAAATGATGAACCACGTGTTCAACGATTTCTGTCGACAAGCGCTGTCGAACATGATCACAGCGAAGGCTAAAGAGGACAGCGAAACTGCAAAG caaaCCAGTGAGAAACGTCAAATCCGTATCCAACCCGACGACCCGATTAGCTTCTTGCAATTGGCCAACAAAAACGACATGGGTCTTACAGAAAACATGTTCGAGCTGACGCTGTCCCAAGCCCTCGGCACGTCGGCGAAGAAAGACGCTGATTTCACTACGTCGTCGAAACTGAACAAGGTTACGCAATTGACTGGATTTTCCGATCCGGTTTACGCCGAAGCGTACGTGCATGTCAACCAATACGATATCGTACTCGATGTGCTAATCGTCAATCAAACATCGGACACTTTACAGAATCTGACGTTAGAATTAGCTACTTTAG GTGATTTGAAACTCGTTGAGAAACCGCAGCCTGTAGTGATGGCACCTCATGATTTCTGTAACATTAAAGCTAGTGTAAAGGTGGCCTCAACAGAAAATGGCATCATCTTTGGTAATATCG TATACGACGTAAGCGGATCAGCTAGTGACAGAAACTGCGTCGTGCTCAATGATATACACATAGATATAATGGATTACATCGTTCCCGCGTCGTGTACGGACGTCGAGTTCAGACAGATGTGGGCGGAGTTCGAATGGGAGAACAAAGTGTCCGTAAACACTAACGTTAGCGATCTCGCCGAATATCTGCAACACCTTATCAGATCGACCAACATGAAATGTCTGACTCCGGAGAAG GCGATATCAGGAGATTGTGGGTTCATGGCTGCCAACCTGTATGCCAAGAGTATATTCGGAGAGGATGCCTTAGCTAATGTGAGCATTGAGAAGCCGATACATTTGGGACCTGATGCACCAGTTACCGGACACATCAGAATTAGAGCAAAAAGTCAG GGAATGGCTCTCAGTCTCGGAGATAAGATCAACATGTCGCAAAAGAAAGCCATAAAATCACCGGGAGTTGTGTGA